The nucleotide window TTATTCAATATTCAGGAGGAGATGCCAGAAAGCTGATCAATTCCGTGGAGTTGGTTCTGAATCAATATAAAAACTCTGATACAAAAGAAATTCTAAATTCGGATGTTCTTGAAGTTCTTCAGGAGACCATGGCATTGTATGATAAAAACGGTGAGCAGCATTATGATATTATTTCAGCATTTATCAAATCTATGCGTGGAGGAGATCCTAATGGTGCGGTTTACTGGCTGGCAAGAATGATTGCCGGGGGAGAAGATATTAAGTTTATTGCCCGAAGAATGCTAATTCTGGCAGCTGAAGATGTAGGGTTGGCTAACCCGAATGCATTGGTAGTTGCCAACAATTGTTTTCAGGCAATTAATGTGATCGGAAACCCGGAAGCAAGGATTATACTAAGTGAAACTGCTATATATCTTGCTGTTTCCCCTAAAAGTAATTCTGCTTACATGGCGATTAACGAAGCGCTGGCTTTGGTGAAACAGACAGGTAATCTGCCTGTGCCGCTTCATCTGAGAAATGCTCCTACAAAACTGATGAAAGATCTTAACTATGGAAAAGACTATAAATATGCCCATTCTTATGAGGGAAATTTTGTAGAACAGGACTTTCTTCCCGAAGAAATCAGAAATATAAAATTATATGAGCCTGGGAATAATTCTACAGAAAAGAAAATCTACGATGAGCTAAGAAAAAAGTGGAACAATAAATATTAAAATAAAAAGGATGCTGTTTTAGAGCATCCTTTTTTTATAGTATTCAATTATTCAGTTGTATAGATGAACAATGTTTTTTTACCATTATAATCTTTTACTTCCATTTTTTTCCTGATTTGCGGGTAGATTAACGCGCTGGTGTCAGTAAATTCATATCCTTCAATAAATACCGGGTTATCCGCCGGGATGTTGTATTGTACATTGATTTCAGATAATGCCATTTTATCAAATGGATTCTGCCCATTTTTGAACTTATATTCAGTGATCCCTTTGGTAAAAACAGAACTGTATTTTTGTAAACTCTGTGGAAAACTTGCCGGGTTATTGTAAACTTTTGAAACCTGCATCAGGTTCTTTATTGTAGTTGTATTGAATAATTCTACTGTTCCGATAGCATTGTCAGCCACTGCAAACTTTACAGCAGGATTTTTTTGCTGTGCAAATAAAGTCACAGAGGAAAATAGTAAAAAAGAATAGAGTATTTTTTTCATAATCAGAATATGTAACTGTTAAAAACGTGATAAATATAGTTATTTTTTATAAAATCTGAATGAAATCTTATATTGTTTTACATTTTATTTAGAGATAAAAACTTTTATCCTGATTGTCATCCGGCGGCTTCCTCATTTTCTTCATTTTTATCCTTCTTGTCTACCATATTTCTGATGATGTTTTTCAGGCGTTGAAAGGTGAATGAGCTTAACAATAAAATGATTCCAAGAGCAATAAAGGCACTGATCCTTGAAATATTATCCATTTGCCAGACATCGTAGCCGTATAGTTTCAACACCATCAGGCCCACCAGCGCAAAACCAATTTTATTATACTCCTGGATATTCCTTTTTAAACCTGTATAAATAAAAATACTGGCAAGGATCGTCCATATGATTGGAAGATAAAGAATATTAAAATGTTTAT belongs to Chryseobacterium gleum and includes:
- a CDS encoding replication-associated recombination protein A, which translates into the protein MNQNIPLAEKLRPKTLNDVLGQEHLTGDKGTIRKMIENNTLNSLIFWGPPGTGKTTLAEIISEQSGRKFYKLSAVSSGVKDVRDVIEDAKKQNLFSGKSPILFIDEIHRFNKSQQDSLLHAVEKGWIVLIGATTENPSFEVVSALLSRSQVYILKALSYEKLEELIDIASERYNKDEGTDFKILEKEAFIQYSGGDARKLINSVELVLNQYKNSDTKEILNSDVLEVLQETMALYDKNGEQHYDIISAFIKSMRGGDPNGAVYWLARMIAGGEDIKFIARRMLILAAEDVGLANPNALVVANNCFQAINVIGNPEARIILSETAIYLAVSPKSNSAYMAINEALALVKQTGNLPVPLHLRNAPTKLMKDLNYGKDYKYAHSYEGNFVEQDFLPEEIRNIKLYEPGNNSTEKKIYDELRKKWNNKY